The following coding sequences lie in one Arachis hypogaea cultivar Tifrunner chromosome 4, arahy.Tifrunner.gnm2.J5K5, whole genome shotgun sequence genomic window:
- the LOC112796671 gene encoding exocyst complex component EXO84C produces MESSEEEDDFPSIESIIPQSKVDSLYQSHTEKGIRKLCCELLDLKDAVENLCGNMHSKFLAFLRISEEAVEVKHELIELQKHISAQGILVQDLMTGVCRELEEWNKSSRDPAEIQLEPEISEIIEPLPSEGTDRKTTFLENLDVLLAEHKFEEALDALDAEERNSADLKGSGNSSPDEISSCKSDLLERKAMLEEQLIGITEQPSVSFPELKKALNGLIKLGKGPTAHQQLLNFFGAHLQKRIEALLPSSSLCPATFPSTLSKVVFSVVSLATKESALIFGDNPVYTNRIVQWAEWEIEYFVRLVKENAPSADTVYALRAVSICIQASLNYCSILESLGLKMSKLLLVLLRPSFEEVLESNFRRARRLVLDMAESTECFPLSPQFASSLSAIATSSSSMLVESGMRFMRIVEEILEQLTPMASLHFGGNVLSRILQLFDKYMDALIKALPGPSDDDNLPELKEAVPFRAETDSEQLAILGVAFIILDELLPNAVLSTWMRKSDSKESNSEPSETVVLNTNTSVELKEWKKHLQHSFDKLRDHFCRQYVLTFIYSREGKTRLNAHIYLSDNRDDLYDSGPLPSLPFQALFAKLQQLATVAGDVLLGKEKIQKILLARLTETVVMWLSDEQEFWGVLEDNSAPLQPLGLQQLILDMHFTVEIARFAGYPSRHVHQIASAIITRAITTFSARGIQPQRSALPEDEWFVETAKSAINKLLLGVSESEASDIDDEDHIIVHEVVSDSDTVSSLSTMESTESFASASASMAELDSPSNLSDQDN; encoded by the exons ATGGAGAGCAGCGAGGAAGAAGATGATTTCCCTTCCATTGAGAGCATCATCCCCCAATCCAAGGTTGATTCTCTTTACCAGTCTCACACCGAAAAG GGGATTCGAAAACTTTGCTGTGAGCTCTTAGATTTGAAGGATGCTGTGGAGAACTTATGTGGCAATATGCACTCCAAGTTCTTGGCTTTCTTAAG GATATCTGAGGAGGCTGTAGAAGTGAAGCATGAATTGATTGAGCTGCAAAAGCATATCTCAGCTCAAGGTATTCTTGTACAGGACTTAATGACAGGTGTCTGCCGTGAATTGGAAGAGTGGAATAAGTCAAGCCGCGATCCTGCTGAAATTCAATTGGAACCTGAAATATCTGAAATTATTGAGCCGTTACCAAGCGAGGGAACTGACCGGAAAACAACATTCTTAGAAAACCTTGATGTTCTTCTGGCCGAGCATAAGTTTGAAGAAGCGTTGGATGCGTTAGATGCCGAAGAAAGAAATTCTGCAGATCTGAAAGGCTCAGGGAATAGCTCACCGGATGAAATTTCCTCGTGCAAGTCTGATTTATTGGAAAGAAAGGCAATGCTTGAAGAACAGCTTATTGGAATCACTGAACAACCTTCAGTTAGTTTCCCTGAGCTGAAGAAGGCCTTAAATGGTTTAATAAAACTTGGAAAAGGTCCTACTGCACATCAACAACTGCTGAATTTTTTTGGGGCTCACCTCCAAAAGAGAATCGAAGCTTTGCTTCCGTCAAGTTCTCTGTGTCCTGCAACATTTCCTTCTACATTATCTAAGGTTGTATTTTCTGTAGTTTCCCTGGCAACAAAGGAATCTGCTTTGATTTTTGGAGATAATCCTGTTTATACCAACAGAATTGTTCAGTGGGCAGAGTGGGAAATTGAATATTTTGTACGGTTGGTGAAAGAGAATGCACCATCTGCGGATACTGTTTATGCCTTACGTGCTGTTAGCATATGTATACAGGCTAGTCTAAACTACTGCTCAATCTTGGAGTCACTAGGATTGAAAATGTCTAAATTGCTGTTGGTACTACTTCGTCCTTCTTTTGAAGAAGTTTTAGAATCAAACTTTAGACGCGCTAGAAGACTAGTTCTTGACATGGCTGAATCTACGGAATGCTTCCCATTGTCGCCACAATTTGCATCTTCACTTTCTGCTATAGCAACATCATCTAGTAGCATGCTTGTTGAGAGTGGAATGCGTTTTATGCGCATAGTTGAA GAGATATTGGAACAGTTAACACCAATGGCTAGTTTGCACTTTGGAGGAAATGTACTTAGCAGAATTTTACAACTATTTGATAAATACATGGATGCTCTTATCAAAGCTTTGCCTGGTCCATCTGATGATGACAATCTTCCTGAGCTGAAAGAGGCTGTGCCTTTCAGAGCTGAGACAGACTCTGAACAACTTGCAATATTAGGGGTAGCATTTATCATATTGGATGAATTGTTACCAAATGCTGTATTGTCAACATGGATGCGGAAAAGTGATAGTAAGGAATCAAACAGTGAACCTTCAGAGACTGTCGTGCTCAACACAAATACTAGTGTGGAAttaaaggagtggaagaaacatcTTCAGCATTCTTTTGACAAGCTTCGAGATCACTTCTGTCGACAATACGTTTTGACTTTCATCTATTCAAGAGAGGGAAAAACACGGTTGAATGCACATATTTACTTGAGTGATAACAGAGATGATCTTTACGATTCGGGCCCATTGCCTTCACTTCCATTTCAG GCATTGTTTGCAAAGCTGCAGCAATTAGCAACTGTGGCTGGAGATGTATTGCTTGGGAAAGAGAAAATACAGAAAATTTTGCTTGCTAGGTTGACCGAGACTGTTGTCATGTGGTTGTCTGATGAGCAAGAGTTCTGGGGTGTATTAGAAGATAATTCAGCTCCCTTGCAACCACTTGGTTTGCAGCAG TTAATTCTTGATATGCACTTTACTGTTGAAATTGCCCGCTTCGCTGGATATCCATCTCGACATGTCCATCAGATAGCTTCAGCTATTATAACTCGTGCCATCACAACCTTCTCAGCTCGGGGTATTCAGCCACAAAG AAGTGCTCTTCCTGAGGATGAATGGTTTGTCGAAACTGCAAAGTCCGCAATAAACAAGCTCTTGCTTGGGGTATCGGAATCAGAGGCGTCTGATATTGATGATGAAGATCACATCATTGTTCATGAAGTTGTCTCAGATTCAGATACTGTTTCGTCGCTATCTACCATGGAATCTACAGAGTcttttgcttctgcttctgctagCATGGCAGAACTTGACAGCCCCTCTAACTTGTCAGATCAAGATAACTGA